The Desmonostoc muscorum LEGE 12446 genome includes a region encoding these proteins:
- the rfbB gene encoding dTDP-glucose 4,6-dehydratase, with amino-acid sequence MSRQLLVTGGAGFIGANFVHHWCQAYPDDRVVVLDALTYAGNRLNLAVVEGKENFRFVQGDICDRSLVDELLSTENIDTIAHFAAESHVDRSILGPGAFVQTNVVGTFTLLEAFRKYWETKAQPSDYRFLHVSTDEVYGSLSPNDAAFSETTPYAPNSPYSASKAGSDHLVRAYYHTYKLPTIITNCSNNYGSYQFPEKLIPLMCINTLIGKPLPVYGDGKNVRDWLYVGDHCLALDVVINRGKPGETYNIGGNNEVENINLVELLCKMMDELAPDLPVRPAKQLITFVKDRLGHDRRYAINANKIKTELGWTPSVTIAEGLRLTVEWYLTHRDWWQPLLSEEYQAYYRQNYSVK; translated from the coding sequence ACGGGGGGTGCGGGGTTTATTGGGGCGAATTTTGTGCATCATTGGTGTCAGGCTTATCCAGATGACCGGGTGGTGGTGTTGGATGCTCTCACTTATGCGGGGAATCGTCTGAATTTGGCGGTAGTTGAGGGAAAAGAGAATTTTCGGTTTGTGCAGGGGGATATTTGCGATCGCTCCCTTGTAGATGAGTTATTATCAACGGAAAATATAGATACCATCGCCCATTTTGCCGCTGAATCTCATGTCGATCGCTCGATTCTCGGCCCTGGTGCTTTTGTACAAACTAATGTGGTAGGAACTTTCACTCTTCTAGAAGCTTTTCGCAAATATTGGGAGACGAAAGCACAGCCATCTGATTATCGCTTTTTGCACGTTTCTACTGATGAAGTCTACGGTAGTTTAAGCCCAAATGATGCTGCTTTTTCTGAAACTACACCTTATGCTCCCAATAGTCCCTATTCAGCTTCTAAAGCTGGTAGCGATCATTTAGTGCGTGCTTATTATCATACATATAAACTACCAACAATTATTACAAATTGTTCTAATAATTATGGTTCCTATCAGTTTCCCGAAAAGCTGATTCCTCTAATGTGTATCAACACTTTGATAGGTAAGCCATTACCTGTTTATGGTGATGGGAAAAATGTCCGAGATTGGCTTTATGTCGGCGATCATTGTCTAGCCCTAGATGTAGTAATTAATCGGGGAAAGCCAGGGGAAACATACAATATTGGTGGCAATAATGAGGTAGAAAATATTAACCTCGTGGAACTTTTATGTAAAATGATGGATGAATTAGCACCTGATTTACCAGTGCGTCCAGCAAAGCAGTTAATTACTTTTGTCAAGGATAGACTTGGACACGACAGGAGATATGCAATTAATGCGAATAAGATTAAAACTGAGCTTGGTTGGACGCCTTCGGTAACAATTGCTGAGGGTTTACGTTTAACTGTTGAATGGTATCTGACTCATCGTGATTGGTGGCAACCTCTCTTATCTGAGGAATATCAAGCTTACTATCGCCAAAATTATTCTGTAAAATGA
- a CDS encoding serine/threonine protein kinase, producing MLQAEQILQDRYQIQSQLGNNGIRQTWLAKDLKADEGQNSTVVVKLLAFGGTVQWDDLKLFEREAQILKQLNHPRIPQYIDYFCIDDRTLWFGLIQEYIPGESLKDKLASGKRFSEKRAKKIAVEILNILTYLHELNPGVLHRDIKPSNLIWGEDNRIYLVDFGAVQDKAAKEGVTFTVVGTYGYAPMEQFGGRAVAASDLYALGATLIHLLTGISPSDLPQQDLRLQFADRVNLSPSFISWLEKLIEPAPEQRFTSARQALQALKSGLVVKSANKYQLLPPQEIINNSGCGINNHNETVPEEILGWNWGAFLMPWLWMWTNQVWYGLFCFVPNVWWVMAIALGSKGNEWAWKSRPWRSIEQFKAHQRGWAIAGILLGAPISIMLWLRAIALLKSAF from the coding sequence ATGCTGCAAGCAGAACAGATATTACAAGACCGTTATCAGATTCAGAGCCAACTCGGCAACAATGGAATTCGTCAAACTTGGCTCGCAAAGGATTTAAAAGCCGATGAAGGGCAGAATTCCACTGTTGTGGTCAAACTTTTGGCTTTTGGTGGTACTGTGCAGTGGGATGATTTGAAACTTTTTGAGAGAGAAGCACAAATTCTCAAACAGCTAAATCATCCTCGAATTCCCCAGTATATTGATTATTTTTGTATTGACGATCGCACCCTCTGGTTTGGCTTAATACAAGAATATATCCCTGGTGAGTCACTCAAGGATAAACTTGCTAGTGGCAAAAGGTTTAGTGAAAAACGAGCTAAAAAAATTGCCGTTGAAATATTAAATATTCTTACGTATTTACATGAGTTGAATCCAGGAGTCTTGCATAGAGATATTAAACCAAGTAATTTAATCTGGGGCGAAGATAATCGAATTTATTTAGTTGATTTTGGCGCAGTTCAGGACAAAGCGGCAAAAGAGGGCGTTACTTTCACCGTTGTCGGTACTTATGGTTATGCCCCAATGGAACAATTTGGTGGACGTGCGGTAGCTGCATCGGATCTTTATGCACTGGGCGCGACTTTAATTCATTTGCTAACTGGTATCTCCCCATCTGATTTACCCCAGCAGGATTTGCGATTGCAATTTGCAGATCGAGTTAACCTCAGTCCCAGTTTTATCAGTTGGCTAGAAAAATTGATAGAACCTGCACCAGAACAACGATTTACTAGTGCCCGTCAAGCGCTGCAAGCCCTCAAATCTGGTCTAGTTGTCAAATCTGCAAACAAATATCAGCTTTTACCACCACAAGAAATTATCAACAATTCTGGATGTGGTATCAATAATCATAATGAAACAGTCCCAGAGGAAATTCTCGGTTGGAATTGGGGCGCATTCCTCATGCCTTGGCTGTGGATGTGGACTAATCAAGTGTGGTATGGGTTATTCTGTTTTGTACCTAATGTTTGGTGGGTAATGGCGATCGCTCTTGGTAGCAAAGGCAATGAATGGGCTTGGAAAAGTAGACCGTGGCGCAGTATTGAGCAATTCAAAGCCCATCAAAGAGGCTGGGCGATCGCTGGTATTTTACTTGGTGCGCCCATTAGTATTATGTTGTGGCTAAGAGCGATCGCTTTGCTCAAATCTGCGTTTTAG
- the msrA gene encoding peptide-methionine (S)-S-oxide reductase MsrA: MGLFGFGKKQNMPTPEEALPGRAQSISVPAAHYVNKNPLKPPYPDGLEKAIFGLGCFWGAERKFWQLKGVYTTAVGYAAGLTPNPTYEEVCSGRTGHNEVVLVVFDPKVISYSELLKVFWESHNPTQGMRQGNDVGTQYRSGIYVYSENQKQLAEASLEAYQQALNGAGYGKITTEILDAPEFYYAEAYHQQYLAKNPNGYCGLGGTNVSCPVGVVESQVSG; encoded by the coding sequence ATGGGATTATTCGGATTCGGCAAAAAGCAAAATATGCCCACGCCTGAGGAAGCTTTGCCAGGAAGGGCGCAATCTATATCAGTACCCGCTGCTCATTATGTCAACAAAAATCCCCTAAAACCTCCTTATCCTGATGGATTAGAGAAAGCAATTTTTGGTTTGGGTTGTTTTTGGGGTGCAGAACGCAAATTTTGGCAACTTAAAGGAGTTTACACCACCGCAGTGGGTTATGCTGCTGGTTTAACACCCAACCCCACCTATGAAGAGGTATGTAGTGGAAGAACCGGACACAACGAAGTAGTGTTGGTTGTGTTCGATCCGAAAGTGATTAGTTATTCCGAACTGCTGAAAGTCTTCTGGGAAAGCCACAATCCCACCCAAGGTATGCGCCAAGGTAATGATGTTGGCACTCAATACCGTTCCGGAATTTATGTATACTCTGAAAATCAAAAGCAGCTAGCAGAAGCATCGCTCGAAGCTTATCAGCAAGCCCTTAACGGCGCAGGCTATGGCAAGATTACTACAGAAATCTTGGATGCCCCTGAGTTTTACTATGCTGAAGCCTACCATCAGCAATACCTAGCGAAAAATCCCAACGGCTATTGTGGTTTGGGAGGAACAAACGTCTCTTGTCCCGTGGGTGTAGTTGAATCCCAAGTGAGTGGGTAA
- a CDS encoding YidH family protein, giving the protein MDKIPKIDRQREHQANERTFLAWLRTSIALISFGIAIARFGIFLRQLNVAITQQETQVNTLTNSENLGLALIISGIFTIVLAAWRYNQVFWQIEEGNYKPNRLIVWFMTGIVILLGLFCIPLILWRNKVPFRSPIPTQPQSRNLR; this is encoded by the coding sequence ATGGATAAAATACCGAAAATTGACCGTCAAAGGGAGCATCAAGCGAACGAACGAACTTTTTTAGCTTGGTTACGCACTTCTATTGCATTAATTAGTTTTGGAATTGCCATTGCCCGATTTGGTATATTTTTGCGTCAGCTTAATGTTGCTATTACTCAACAAGAAACTCAGGTAAATACATTAACTAATTCCGAAAATTTGGGTCTGGCTCTGATAATTTCTGGAATTTTCACAATTGTGTTAGCTGCGTGGCGATACAACCAAGTTTTTTGGCAAATTGAGGAAGGAAACTATAAACCAAATAGATTAATTGTTTGGTTCATGACTGGAATAGTAATTCTTTTAGGACTTTTCTGTATTCCTTTGATTCTATGGCGTAATAAAGTACCTTTTCGTTCTCCTATTCCAACTCAACCACAGTCACGGAATTTGCGTTAA
- a CDS encoding NUDIX hydrolase, which produces MKNNPFKLIAASHLILIKDDKILLIRRFNTGYEDGKYSVVAGLVDGNETFVQAVVREAKEEVGIDLNIQDLEVVHIIHRKESGEEWIDAFILATKWKYEPENMEPQKCDDLGWFEVEALPKNIVQYVKQAIENIKKGIFYSEYGW; this is translated from the coding sequence ATGAAAAATAATCCATTTAAGCTGATAGCGGCCTCTCACTTAATTTTGATTAAGGATGATAAAATATTGCTTATTAGACGTTTTAACACAGGATATGAAGATGGAAAATATAGTGTTGTTGCCGGTTTAGTAGATGGAAATGAAACTTTTGTGCAGGCTGTAGTCAGAGAAGCAAAAGAAGAAGTGGGAATAGATTTAAATATACAAGACTTGGAAGTAGTTCATATTATTCATCGCAAAGAGTCTGGGGAAGAATGGATTGATGCTTTTATTTTGGCAACTAAATGGAAATATGAACCTGAAAATATGGAGCCTCAAAAATGTGACGACTTGGGTTGGTTTGAAGTTGAAGCTCTTCCCAAGAATATAGTTCAATACGTAAAGCAAGCAATTGAAAATATAAAAAAAGGAATCTTTTATAGCGAGTATGGCTGGTAA